TACCTTTTAATGTATCACCTGATCAAGAGGTAAGGtggttaattcaattttttaagtattgtttgttataaaatttattttattttattgtttagatTGAATCTAACCATTTAAAGTGTATTAAAGAACCTCCACCGAGAAAGTCATTTGCTGAAGTTTTAGATAGATTTAATGCTAATATTGAGTACAGTGGCTTAATTCATTCTGTTTCTGAAGAtgtaagttataaaattatatatacaaataagaacaatgttttaaattaggtaatacttatttactattatttctcaaaattaatttttatatcataaaagacgaataatattaacttattattttaagaaaatattgcaTAAAATTATGCAGttagtatttgtttattttattgatatgacattactataattagtatttacaatCATTTCTGATTTTAAGAagtctttaaatttaattattgggTTCATAAACAATGTAATGAAAACTGAGCTTTTAATTGCTACCTACCTATCAAAATTTCTTTaaaagtgtttattttattcaacaaataaattttccataagaaagaaaaaaaacaaataaattgatagtgacttaatataataaaatgtaattttgggTCTTTGAGActacaaaattatatgttttattgctatattcatattatataataaaagattACTAGCTTGCTTTAATGGATTAAGCTTTAagtatactgtattataattaggtttttatttatctagttaatttattaattataagttaatgaTGTGAtgctaaataattattgtatttagttattaatttaattgaattcaaaagattattagtatattattatttcaaaaagaaataattatattcctaTTATCTAACATTGAATTTAAACGtgaattttcttaatttatagaaactatttactgaaaataaagaaaaattgattGTCATGGCTCTTACGTCAATTATTGCTCATCAAGGTGATCAGAATGAGATTGCTGTTCATGAACTAGAGGCACAATTTCATGCTTTAAGAAGATTATTTGCTACTAAAGCAGGCTTTTCTACTTTTATCATGTTACCAGAGtatgtagtttaaaaatatttttcttgaatGCAagctgtatttatattattattatcattctaatatgtaataggtattaaaatatttacttacacTTTTTATCTTCTACAATCAGCATTCAACATTGCATTATACAATAACAACTTAATTTGGATCAGTGGCACTACCAGtggaaaggggggggggggttgtgtTGTGTTATAACCCTTCCTCCCCCaaccaaaattattttctagtagCGCCACTGACTGGGATCTACTAATGATAATACACAAATAGCCATATGTTCTTAGGGTGTAATTGTAgattaatgcatataatatgcagCTGATGGTTCATAGgctgtatacatatttatatatttataaacacccttatagtaaatataatgaaatacaacacatgatatgaattataaagtaaaaactagACATTTAAGATAAGTAAAGAAGAaaagaataaacaaaataagaatataataataatgaaataacaagtaacaaatataagtatataatatatatatatatacatctgtAATATTTTGGTCTAATTGTGAGTTGgtcaaattattgatatttactttaCATGTAGCTAATAATAAGTGTTGGATTGAGAGAAATATTTTGAACCAGTTGTTTCTCgtggaatataaaatttaaaatttatattattaatttttaaatgcttattcaaaatacattactatttgttgagaaaataatatctaatcatAACATTTATCtggtaattaaaatttttgctCAATGATAACAAACTTTgaccgttttatttttatgctgcatctgaaataaaaatatgcgtAGGCCTATGatagtaaaaaagtataatatcttGTTTACATATTTATGCTACCTGATGATAAAATGctacacaattaaaaattttaaaatcatgaaTGGTAACTACTGCTGCAGATAATATCAATTGGCGTAATTTAGTATAGTTATCCTATTGATGTTATTCGCacattatttttcaatgtacTGTAATTCAGTCAACGTTACCTATAAACAGTTATAAAACTTATCTTTCATCTATGTtacctacaaatattattttatatgtatgcaAGTTGTATGTTGATAATTCTATTATTAACAAATTGGCGACAATAAAAAAGTCTTTTTTTTCTTACGCACATGTAAACATGACGTATACTAATATGACCAGCCGTGAATGTGTTAACTATagtctattatatataatttaaaatttttcctgATTCGTAGTAGTCAGTTTTACAGatagaaaataacaatttttaagttgaataaaaaGCCTTTTTTCACTCTTAAAATTGTAgacaaatatcattgtatttgttATAGAAAGCATACAAAACAACTACTAATGTATCAaagtctataaatatttattacaaaaataaaaataattatttttctagacTTAAAGACAAACTTGGAAGAAAAGTGACTCGAGCATTAAAAAGGGATCATGAAGCTATAACTCATGCTGCTTTAGATATGATATGTACTCTCATGCAACCTATGCATCGTGACAGTGATATACGGCAAGAGCAGCTCAATAAAGCATCCCTTTTGGCTACTTCTAGTTTTTTAGAATCATTGCTCGATATGTGGGTGGAACATATAGTAAGTTTCATATCTTTACAGTCTAAGTAAAAGaactaaatttaacataacttactttttttttctaagaaacGTGGAACAGGTGCGTTAGTGGTATCTGCTATGTTGGATATTCTTACTTTTGCACTTTGTGTTCCCTATAGTGAAACAACTGATGGTACACATTTTGATACATTATTAGCATTGGTGGCAAAACGGGGAAGATATTTATTTCAACTTTTTCAggtaaataatttcttatttttagtttttagtttttgttagtATCCAAACAGTGCCTctgctttgattttcaagaataaaataactttttaataggcataataatatgtgtactgtatctgaaatatttatctattattttttaaatattataaatataaatattattttatcaattttaaaaatgaactatATAATGTGTCCCATTAAGAAGTGACCGGCCAGCGCCATATGATAGTATACCTTAAGTTATGAAAAAACCCCTTGAAAGCGGAAgaaaaaatttctaatttaaatctCAAAAATCCTTTTTGAATCATACAGTctactctttataatattacatatgtgCATGAATCAACATGCATACGTTCTGAGGTATTCTTGAAATTGGCAATAACAATGGACGACGCAATAGCAATTAGAAATATCACGGTGCGGTGGTCGTAAGTCCATCTCAATTAtaatgacatatatatatatatataagcagcGATCATTTTTCAATGTTTGCTGAAGAAACGACTACTCGATAGCAAATAAAAATCAGTAATGAACATCATTGCTTCTTTCTAGTTATTTCTGtagaataatgaaataaaaatcctATCAAAAAtgctacatttttattttcctttgtttatgttaaaaatagtttgtatattaatggttttattgtGTATGTTAATGAGAGcataataattagaaattaaaaaaaaatttatgataaaatgttgaaaagtcGTACATCAGCAAATATGCGGTtcgttttgtttaaaaaaaaagttgaattacccataactaaaaaaataaaaagttagacCCATCCTTTAAAggagttttttttcataacttaagTACACTATCATATTATGCCGGCCAGTCACTTACTGTGCTTGAGCCATCATAGgcgtttattcaaataaataaataactaatttaaattgttgaattttattttgtagcaTCCATCATTAACTGTGGTAAAGGGTGCAGGATTAGTTATGAGAGCAATAATAGAAGAAGGTGATGCTGAAATATCTGGAAGAATGCAAGAATTAGCATTAGCTGAAGCAGCATTACCTAGTCATTTACTAACAGCATTATTTACTCGTGATGATAATAGACGTATGCTCGTACATAGACAGCTTTCTAGGCACTTGGTTGGATTGTGGGTCACTAATAATACTATTGCTATGGATTTATTAACCCGATTAATGGTAAATTTGATATGATGCCCAAATACTTTTtaggaaaattattaatatttaatatttatttatttagccaTCCGGGTTAATTCGGTTTTTGGAATCAAACGAGTCTGTAGAAATGGATGAAAATGAGGATCATTTAATTACTAGAGATAATCTAAAACTTGCTCAAGATCATGCAGCGAAAAATCAACGAAATCCACACTTGGCAGCGTTAGAAAGAAAACTTCGCACATTAGAGAAAGAAGTAGAAATTGCTTTGGGTCACTGGGGAGCATCATTAGGCTTAGAAAGAAAAGAAGACAAATTACAAGTCCGTCCAATCGTATTAAGAAGACGCAGAGAAAGAATTAAAAGTCAAGCaaattggaaattattttattacaagttCAATAAAAACCACACTTCTCCTAGTCTGTTATGGAATCATCAGGTACTTTTTtagttattgtatacattattatgaattatactcTTGTTTCAGATATAAGGTAGTTAtgtaagaataatttttaaaaaaatacgtgaTTAATTTAAGatgaaatgaaattaataacgaATCCAAGTCTTATATTTGGCTTATCAGTCTCTAAAATTGAACCAATCTACTGTTGTTCCCTAGAAGTAATTATGTCtcccaaaatgttttaatattaatacatctaACCAACTTACATGCCAAAATAAGACATTCAGCAGACAATTCCGATAACCAAGGTATCAGCTCTATAGACAAAAATCCTGTAACTGCTTCTGAGAGCTTACAAACTCATCTCAATTTGTTGTCTGAACtctgaatattatactaatcataattaaaataaataagttcatATGTTACTGTTTTTCTCCTAGAATCTCTCAATACATTCCTACTTCTGTCTCATTCAGGGATATATTTAGGATTAAACACTTGTCTAGTCTGAAATAATCACATCAATATTAAGAGATTTTCTTTTAATTCTCATTTTCATAGGCTACGTAGTACATACTCTCACTTTCAAATAATGACCATACCAAACTATTAGTCAAAACCCTTGTGTATACAACGTAACTGAAAATTCTatggacataatatatactatatagtgtttAATTATATGGTATTGCTCAAATCCTcatcacaaattaaaatattgtactcaggaaaactaataacattcttttttaaatgcttccgtaatagttaaaaattactaCAACCTattaataaacagtttttaCATCAAACTTGGTATAAATCTTGTAACCTCTGGCATTGCCCTAAGTGAATTTAGTGTTGAAAACAACTCAAGTCTAGTGTCATTAAGAGGACATTGAATCcgaatatttgttatttgtgcTAATAACGTACAAAGTATATagcaattttgtgttgttagctttaatattaaagtgaagtgacctattatcaaacttaaaagtaGAAATTTTATCTAGAATGTCTCAAAGgcttttaactatatttaaattttaatatgagttataacttatgtaACTTActaactatgtaaaatattacaattttaaaatgcctTTAAATGACTtctaagtttaaatattatagttaataatatatatgataataggtaaattcactcaTGTTATAGTTAACAACTCTAAATTGGTTCTGCAGAACGTATATTTGCTGTATTTTACATGTATGTATACTTGTATGATGGAGACAACACAGCAGGATCCTACTCAGTGTGTCTTCATATTCACGCGAGCTTTTATTCCATAACATCTTTTTGTgctaatatttatagattattatttttcaatataatataaaaactatatttttattttttgatgataGACCCGAGAAGAACTCCATGATGCTTTGAAAAAAGAAATACAAGCATTTAATTCAGATCGCCAACTTACTACAAATAGTTTAATTGCTTGGAATCATGATGAATTTGAGGTCCAATACCCTAGTTTACAAGATGAAGTTTGTATTGATGGTTACTACTTGAGATTACTTTTAGATGGAAGTATAGATTTTGCAATAAAAAATCCGTAAgacgtaaaaaaatgtatgtcataTCCaagttttattaatgtttaattatttgcaGATTccgatttttttatgatttataccatcgatttttattagctttaaaaatagaaatgaaATGTTTGTGTCTTCAAGCAATGACTGTGATTTATGGACAATATTTTGAGGAAATAGGACCTTTTAcggatacaaaatatattctagtAAAATTAGAAAAGGCGAGtcaacttttaataaataataattataattaattcaaaattttatttttattcctaaTGATATCTGTATGTGGGTTGGATATTTGCTTTTCTCCGagagaatataaaaatacttttactttattaaagaatttagaaattatcaaacctattaaataatataattatcagtaTGTGGCTTGGCGCGGTGTGGTAGCTGCAATCAATCATGCAACATGATTGAGAGTACATACCGCCCGATGGCTTTAGTTTCCAGATGGGTGACAAAACGGGTTCTTAGAGGCAAAAACCTTGCTACACATACATGTGTTGCCTGCTAACCAATCCAATCCTACCAATCATAACCCCTACAATAGCTAATGGCTATAGTTGCCGCGgtcaaatcaataaaaaaaaattatcaaaaaattttatacaatttcaattgtaatttataatttttgttttagactGTTGAAAAACTTGAAAGAGACAGGTTGCTCTTATTCCTGAACAAACTTGTACTAAATAAACAGAATGTTAAGGATATAATTGAATCGAAAGGTGTAACTATTCTTGTCGATTTGCTAACATTGGCACATTTACATACAACAAGAGCTGTTGTTCCTACACAATCCAACTTGATAGAGGCTGGCCAAGATATGTTACTTGATAATGAAAAACAGTGGTATTATGGACTTGGAAATGGTGATAAATCCAATGGTCCCATTACTTTTCAAGAGGTATAAGCAATAacaaattatcttatattttgtattaaattatttgtaatttactaGATGAAAGATTTATACAAAGAAGGTGTTTTAAAACCTATGTCAAAATGTTGGACTCCTGGACTAGAGGGATGGAAACCTCTTTTTAAGTTAAGTCAGTTCAAATGGACAGTACTGGCAAAAGATCAAAGTTATATGAATGAAAGTGATCTAGCCTCTCTTATACTTTCTATGTTGATAAAAATGTGTCAATATTATCCCAGCAGGTAATAATTTTGGATGAttctttcaaatatataaaaaaaattgatgttaattctataattgtttgtatattagaGATAATGATGGGGCGATTATTTGGCCGATTGCACGTATCAGGAGAGCTTTAACTGATTCTCTTCATCTGCCCCATGTGGTTCAACTTCTTTTAACATTTGATCCTATTCTTGTTGAAAAAGTTGCTTATTTACTGTGTGAAATTGCATCAGACAACCCAAATGCGGCTAAGTTGTACATGACTGGAGTGTTCTTCTTTTTGCTGATGTATACAGGTTCAAACATTTTGCCGATTGCTAAATTTTTAAGGCTTACCCATACTTGTCAAGCTTTTCGAAATGaagaagtaagaatattatttaattgtacatataattatatgtaaatatgtgatgtttttatagtataatattaatttaacatttgatAGGTGCAAAGTGGAGAACTTATGCAAAGAAGTGTACTTGGACCTTTACTGCCAGAAGCAATGGTCTTTTATTTAGAAAACCATGGCCCTGAAAAATTTGCTCAAATATTTTTAGGAGAATTTGATACTCCAGAAGCTATTTGGAACGCTGAAATGAGACGAATGTTGATTGAAAAAATTGCATGTCATATTGCTGATTTTACACCCAAACTTCGTGGCAATAATAGAGCATACTACCAATATTGTGCTATACCAGTTGTGCGTTACCCACAGCTGCAATcagaattattttgtaatatattctatttaagGCATTTGTGTGATGTACAAAGATTTCCAGACTGGCCAATTAATGATCCAGTaggattatattatttgtatttttaaactatagattGCTTGAATAAGcacaataatgtatttattttgtattatatttactttagatAACACTTTTGAAAGATGTACTAGAAGCTTGGAAAAATGAAGTTGAAAAAAAACCACCTGTCATGTCTATAGATGATGCATATATGTCTTTAGGCTTAGAACGAGGACATCATTATGACGAAGCCACTACTAGAAAAGCCTATTATAAACTTGCCCAAGCTAATCACCCTGATAAAAACCCTAAAGGGCGGGTAAGTAGCATtgctattttaagtttaaatttacttattgttaatttgatttaatttaattaattattacttaaaattaataattagtatatatatatatatatatatatacatatattgatgAGTTAGATCAAATTTGAAGTAATTACTTTAGGACAACAGACAATAGGACTCCTAACGTTCACATATGACATCATTCTTAGGTTAGAATTGATTAGAAGTGATGTAAAGATAAATTGGGAGAAAAATGCATAAAACGCACAAAGACATTTGAATTAACTGTTAGCGGTAATAGGACAGAATATCTAATTGTTAGCTAAAGTAATAGAAACCATTTctaaaagaaaacattaaattaaaagtacaaaataaaaatatttgaagatgaTTATTACTCAGAAAAACGATGTGAAAACAGAGGTATTGTCGAGAGTAAAATCAGtgaatatagtatactatagagTATTGACTAATAAACATTCTCAAATTAAGGACTTTTTgcaaaaaccttaaaataaagATGTACatgatattaatacaattattctgAATGGTTCAGAGATGTGGCCATCGAGACAAACCAAAGATAATCAATATTCGAGAAAAAATTTCCTAGTAAAATATATGGCCTGATATTTGATGTTACTCGTAAGGTAAAGAGGAGAAGTAATGATGAACATTAAACTCAATTCCAAACGCTCAATGTAGTTTAACAGatgcttaaaaaaattctaattttgcaAGGCGTAAACAAGAATCTTAATTAAGTTGGTAATTGAAAGAGAAAAATCCTCTAGAGAAACTAAGGTTAAGGTAGGAAGACTATTTTAAGGAAGATATTATGGCAATGGAGCCTAACATCCAATGCAGCAAACAGGCTGAGAACAgggataggttaggttatctaGAGGTAATGTCTTGAAGACCTAAACCTATGAGAAAAGAAGAAAATGATACTATAtagatgaataattataatatataatgtatatttcaaattaaaatggtttttagtTGACAggtgtaacattttttttttacttacgttatgctttatttaaaatattgatttatgaaTGACTAATCTGCGATTATCTTGTTGACTATATCATTGTTGGTATCTCAGTTATATTCATCTATTATTtaacatcaatatttaaaacattaattggtGTTTTCTGTATCAAGCTTTAagctctaaaattaaaaattattactgttattaattCTTATGTTGggaaaaatatcaacatttttgattaaaaaaaatagttgtattttaaataaaaatccaggtttttaaaaaccataaaaagaATTTCaagtaagaaattattatataataatcacattttaccatacaaaataattgataacttggttTCATAAAGATCCTAAAAGAAATGTTAACTAACCATATAAAACAagaatattacttaatataattacttaatattttaaatcaatttaggttaggttattttttAGCTAGCTatgttcaaacattttttcatgaaaatataatatatgaataataatattatatattaagattaatttatatttcctaGGAAATATTTGTTGCGGCAAATAGGGCATATGATTTTCTTTGCAGTAGAAGTCTATGGGTACATGATGGTCCAAATcctaataatattcttttgatACTTCAAACCCAAAGCATTTTATTCCACCGTTATTCTAAAGGTTTGTTTCAttattgatattgtattaaaatattaaataggttaatagattatttatttatttattcacagaTCTTGAACCTTATAAGTATGCTGGATACAAACAATTAGTTCAGACCATCAGGTTAGAAGCAAGTGATGAACAGTTGTTTTCTAAAGGTAACATGTTACTTGCCGCTGCTAGTGAACTTACATACCATACAGTCAATTGTTCAGCATTGAATGCAGAGGAGCTCAATCGAGAACAAGGATTTATTGTTAGTGAAATATGGATtttatgtgttataattttataaatacaaatatgtttaattttttcagacttatttaggtatatattaatattttaacccaAACTACCAGGCTGAACATTTAAATAGTAATGTGTATTTGCTgtgttataaatacatattgtaacatggtaaaatagatatattattaactatccCTATAAAATTCACTTACCAAAATTGACCACCAGAATCATATCAGTTtacataaatatagtataacttattgcccaaaattataaatttgacagattgtgatttaaatattatcaaatagaatatttgtatacatttaattttaaaaactcaaatttaaaatgtaataaatggttAAAAATCTAGTAATAAGTAGAGCAAAGTATTCACCATTCAACTAAAAATgggttaattttaaaactagatattaacatacaaattagtcaatatatttttttttataaaatactaaatttaaatctaaaagaatattattatctttaacaaacaatttaatatttattataatacatttttatatttggttttaGGATTTACTTGGAGCTTACTCTAGATGTGTCtctgtattaaataaatcatcaaCACAGACAGAAATGTCAGTATCAGTTTGTACATACTGTACACTTTGTTTTAAAGTTGCATCTCAATTTCCTATGTGCCGAGATACATTCTCTCAAATGCCTCAGCTAGTAAACGATATCACTAGAATATTGTATTTcaaggtatttatatatatatttattgtttattgtaataaacagCTAAGTaacattgtataaaaatatacaattataactcCCCGCTTATGTTCCTAGTAGAGTGACTTAATTTAGGTAATTCTgttttaataatctatattcATTAGTCAATACTCATAATTCCTTTTATGGGTTCAATATCAAAAAACTGAACTGTATTTGTAGAACTTACCAAAATTACATTGTGATGCTGTGGATTGTATTTCTGCAATGGCGTCTGATTCAAATCTTCAAATAAGTTTTCTACAAAAAGGTGCGATCTGGCATTTATTAACATACATGTTCtcatatgattatacattagAAGAATGTGGAGTTGAACGGTCAGAAGAGGCTAATAATCAAGTAAGATTAAagacatacattttattcttatatttatcaaaaattaaaaagtaaatgttaatttaatttaatttttaggaaGTGCTTAATAGATTATCTAAGTTATCAGTAAAAGCATGTGCTAGATTAGGTGGTTATTATGAAGGCGATTTATCTACTCCTGAAAACTTAGTGGCAAAATCTCTGTTCGAAAAATTACTGACTCCTTATGTTGCAGAACAGCTGTCAGAAGAGAATCCGCATcaagtaatatttttctttagtattttaattaaattaatttacattttatacgtcATACTTTCAGTTGCTAAAAACACTTGGCAGCAATTGTGAAACACCTTACATGGTTTGGGATAATAGTACAAGAGCTGAACTAAGTGATTTTCTGGATACTATGTGCAATCAGAAAGAATCTGTTAACTTAGAAACAATTGGATTAACATTTTCTAGTCATAGAAATGAATTAATTgttggaaatatatttataagagtGTTTAATGAACAACCTCAATACACAAtcaaagtaaatactaaattttaatttatttaatttaaagtataaactatcaATATTACCCTTTAGAttgacttaaattaataatatatttac
The Metopolophium dirhodum isolate CAU chromosome 7, ASM1992520v1, whole genome shotgun sequence DNA segment above includes these coding regions:
- the LOC132948756 gene encoding dnaJ homolog subfamily C member 13 isoform X2 is translated as MPGNDNMLPIPNNTDVVCYFVTKHSWRGKYKRIFSVGTHGITTYNPNSLEITNRYSYNQIISIQVDPQNAGGFVLSVRDKNKLDKFKFSTDFRSNLLTDALKFRHQFSERGQEEIYNYEALKYHWSDTRLPVTINVTPISIDQLDTATAQVLASYRYKDIEAIQHVEDIPGGFVIISRPYGRMHLFISSNREEIFQKVKERAMIYLQIPIEFFRHSITHDDFLTKRLGRYSSDEHVTSVCEFQVKKIGVPRHQECPQRRLLCLSEVCLLERDPQTYTVVTLRPLSSVFALIRDPVDAQQFCIEYADSSCRSYTATNRDSLLATLLDSVRSSGNHHIHVKLSPTPRDKRLIPFNVSPDQEIESNHLKCIKEPPPRKSFAEVLDRFNANIEYSGLIHSVSEDKLFTENKEKLIVMALTSIIAHQGDQNEIAVHELEAQFHALRRLFATKAGFSTFIMLPELKDKLGRKVTRALKRDHEAITHAALDMICTLMQPMHRDSDIRQEQLNKASLLATSSFLESLLDMWVEHIKRGTGALVVSAMLDILTFALCVPYSETTDGTHFDTLLALVAKRGRYLFQLFQHPSLTVVKGAGLVMRAIIEEGDAEISGRMQELALAEAALPSHLLTALFTRDDNRRMLVHRQLSRHLVGLWVTNNTIAMDLLTRLMPSGLIRFLESNESVEMDENEDHLITRDNLKLAQDHAAKNQRNPHLAALERKLRTLEKEVEIALGHWGASLGLERKEDKLQVRPIVLRRRRERIKSQANWKLFYYKFNKNHTSPSLLWNHQTREELHDALKKEIQAFNSDRQLTTNSLIAWNHDEFEVQYPSLQDEVCIDGYYLRLLLDGSIDFAIKNPFRFFYDLYHRFLLALKIEMKCLCLQAMTVIYGQYFEEIGPFTDTKYILVKLEKTVEKLERDRLLLFLNKLVLNKQNVKDIIESKGVTILVDLLTLAHLHTTRAVVPTQSNLIEAGQDMLLDNEKQWYYGLGNGDKSNGPITFQEMKDLYKEGVLKPMSKCWTPGLEGWKPLFKLSQFKWTVLAKDQSYMNESDLASLILSMLIKMCQYYPSRDNDGAIIWPIARIRRALTDSLHLPHVVQLLLTFDPILVEKVAYLLCEIASDNPNAAKLYMTGVFFFLLMYTGSNILPIAKFLRLTHTCQAFRNEEVQSGELMQRSVLGPLLPEAMVFYLENHGPEKFAQIFLGEFDTPEAIWNAEMRRMLIEKIACHIADFTPKLRGNNRAYYQYCAIPVVRYPQLQSELFCNIFYLRHLCDVQRFPDWPINDPITLLKDVLEAWKNEVEKKPPVMSIDDAYMSLGLERGHHYDEATTRKAYYKLAQANHPDKNPKGREIFVAANRAYDFLCSRSLWVHDGPNPNNILLILQTQSILFHRYSKDLEPYKYAGYKQLVQTIRLEASDEQLFSKGNMLLAAASELTYHTVNCSALNAEELNREQGFIDLLGAYSRCVSVLNKSSTQTEMSVSVCTYCTLCFKVASQFPMCRDTFSQMPQLVNDITRILYFKNLPKLHCDAVDCISAMASDSNLQISFLQKGAIWHLLTYMFSYDYTLEECGVERSEEANNQEVLNRLSKLSVKACARLGGYYEGDLSTPENLVAKSLFEKLLTPYVAEQLSEENPHQLLKTLGSNCETPYMVWDNSTRAELSDFLDTMCNQKESVNLETIGLTFSSHRNELIVGNIFIRVFNEQPQYTIKNPKAFLLDLLEYIKANNPLNNILDEKRVTSFIMVLNALNNLILNNPGLEVSCIGYFDLLFSLLRVETIRIVQHCALNIILTVTKNNECITDIANSGVVIYVLLCLYSTPSDQMIILDILITLSTSSTIVKDILNKGGHLFAVDLLCNGDNESGLRDKSAMFLSRLMTEKLSGPRLRLALAQILPLAIVDTMRDLPSSTVRLLDNDQENPELVWNEKSRTHIFGNVNKISREHYIALRQNPKGVIKLPDTSIVLSSPTNETVVAGVYLRLFNNNPGWNVRRPKEFLSELLDTCISSMTKEKNDKLEIITTSIVKLLEAQPHLSDQVPALGHIPRLCFQLSLLSNPDVPKSVLMILHQLSLNEICVGCISQTECIGPMKKAMQENSSLIYVSSETLSRMFAAKKDYLVKQALDTDLISYLVGLLDGRLDGVNGSARAKAQIVKALKTMSSSLSYGSLVQAQLDKLPAWSAYKDQNHDLFISSAPSMPYLMGVQSVGGYLTEGRSNSTTSNVPPPLIKKDFSPY